From Afipia carboxidovorans OM5, one genomic window encodes:
- the odhB gene encoding 2-oxoglutarate dehydrogenase complex dihydrolipoyllysine-residue succinyltransferase: MAEIRVPTLGESVTEATIGRWFKKTGDAVAVDEPLVELETDKVTIEVPSPSAGTLGEIVVKDGETVAVGALLGQITEGAAKPAAAKPAEAAPAKPAAAAAAAAPAPSQKSPPADAPQAPSVRKLSAESGIDAGTVAGSGKDGRVTKGDMLAAIEKAAASPTPINQPAASLQVRAPSPPDDAAREERVRMTRLRQTIARRLKDVQNTAAMLTTFNEVDMSNVMALRGQYKEMFEKKHHAKLGFMGFFVKACVQALKEIPAVNAEIDGTDIVYKNYYHVGVAVGTDKGLVVPVVRDCDRKSIAEIETTIADLGKRARDGQLKIDEMQGGTFTLTNGGIYGSLMSTPILNAPQSAILGMHKIQERPVAIGGKVEVRPMMYLALSYDHRVIDGKEAVTFLVRVKENLEDPARLVLDL, from the coding sequence ATGGCTGAAATCCGCGTTCCGACACTCGGCGAGTCCGTCACCGAGGCCACCATTGGCCGCTGGTTCAAGAAGACCGGCGACGCCGTTGCCGTCGACGAGCCGCTCGTCGAACTGGAGACGGACAAGGTGACGATCGAGGTGCCCTCGCCATCCGCCGGCACGCTCGGCGAAATCGTCGTCAAGGATGGCGAGACGGTCGCCGTTGGCGCGCTGCTCGGCCAGATCACCGAAGGTGCGGCCAAGCCTGCCGCGGCGAAGCCCGCAGAGGCGGCGCCGGCGAAGCCTGCTGCGGCTGCGGCCGCCGCTGCTCCGGCTCCCTCACAAAAATCGCCGCCGGCTGATGCGCCGCAGGCGCCCTCCGTACGCAAGCTGTCAGCCGAGAGCGGCATCGATGCCGGGACTGTTGCCGGCAGCGGCAAGGATGGCCGCGTCACCAAGGGCGACATGCTAGCCGCAATCGAGAAGGCAGCGGCCTCCCCGACGCCGATCAACCAGCCTGCCGCCTCGCTGCAGGTGCGCGCGCCTTCGCCGCCGGATGATGCCGCGCGCGAGGAGCGGGTGCGGATGACGCGACTGCGCCAGACCATCGCCCGCCGCCTCAAGGACGTGCAGAACACCGCCGCGATGCTGACGACCTTCAACGAGGTCGACATGTCGAACGTCATGGCCCTGCGTGGCCAATACAAGGAGATGTTCGAGAAGAAGCACCACGCGAAGCTTGGCTTCATGGGCTTCTTCGTGAAGGCTTGCGTGCAGGCGCTGAAGGAAATTCCGGCAGTGAACGCCGAGATCGACGGCACCGATATCGTCTACAAGAACTATTATCATGTCGGCGTCGCCGTCGGCACCGACAAGGGCCTCGTGGTGCCGGTGGTGCGCGATTGCGATCGCAAATCGATCGCCGAGATCGAAACCACCATTGCCGATCTGGGCAAGCGCGCGCGCGACGGTCAACTCAAGATCGACGAGATGCAGGGCGGCACCTTCACCCTGACCAATGGCGGCATTTATGGCTCGCTGATGTCGACTCCGATCCTCAACGCGCCGCAGTCCGCCATTCTCGGCATGCACAAGATTCAGGAGCGCCCGGTCGCGATCGGCGGCAAGGTCGAGGTGCGGCCGATGATGTATCTCGCACTGTCCTACGATCACCGCGTCATCGACGGCAAGGAAGCGGTGACCTTCCTCGTCCGCGTCAAGGAGAACCTCGAGGACCCGGCGCGGCTCGTGCTCGACCTGTAA
- a CDS encoding DUF4337 domain-containing protein has protein sequence MSAHESMEHAEHAEHASGSNKKIALLIAVIALFLAFSETLGKSAQTESISKNVEAANLWAFFQAKSIRRTTVQTAIEEMKVASATSPDEAVKAAAAKQIDVWQKTAARYRSEPETGEGSEQLAARAKHAEHDRDLAAARYHHFELASAAFQIGIVLASATIITGMVALAWGAGLLAVIGLVFTGIGVFAPHAVHLI, from the coding sequence ATGAGCGCCCACGAGAGCATGGAGCATGCCGAACATGCGGAGCACGCCTCCGGCTCCAACAAGAAGATCGCGCTTCTGATTGCCGTCATCGCCCTGTTCCTCGCCTTCTCGGAAACGCTCGGGAAAAGCGCCCAGACCGAATCGATCAGCAAGAACGTCGAGGCCGCGAACCTCTGGGCGTTCTTTCAGGCAAAAAGCATCCGCCGCACCACGGTACAGACCGCGATCGAGGAGATGAAAGTCGCGAGCGCGACCTCCCCGGACGAGGCGGTGAAAGCTGCCGCCGCCAAGCAGATCGACGTCTGGCAGAAGACCGCCGCGCGCTATCGCTCAGAGCCGGAAACCGGCGAGGGCTCCGAGCAACTTGCCGCCCGCGCCAAGCATGCCGAGCACGACCGCGATCTTGCCGCCGCGCGCTATCATCATTTCGAGCTCGCCTCGGCAGCATTCCAGATCGGCATCGTGCTGGCGTCGGCCACCATCATCACCGGCATGGTGGCGCTCGCCTGGGGCGCGGGGTTGCTCGCGGTGATCGGCCTTGTCTTCACCGGCATCGGCGTGTTCGCACCGCATGCCGTGCATTTGATATAA
- the lpdA gene encoding dihydrolipoyl dehydrogenase: MSSYDLVVIGTGPGGYVCAIRAAQLGMKVAVVEKNPTFGGTCLNVGCIPSKALLHASERFEEAAHMLPKMGVGVGTPTLDLAALMKFKDDGVDGNVKGVGYLFKKNKIETFTGLGRIIGTGKVEVKGADGKTETLETKNIVIATGSDVAKLKGVEIDEARIVSSTGALKLDKVPENLVVIGAGVIGLELGSVWRRLGAKVTVVEFLDRIIPGMDGEIAKSFQRILEKQGFAFKLGSKVTGVDSSGKTLKVQVEPVAGGNGETLEADVVLVATGRVPYTDGLGLKEAGVELDQRGRIKTDAHLSTNVKGIYAIGDVIAGPMLAHKAEDEGVAVAETLVGQAGHTNYDVIPSVIYTFPEVASVGKTEEELKQAGVVYNVGKFPFTANGRTKVNQTTDGFVKILADAKTDRVLGAHIIGAEAGEMIHECAVLMEFGGAAEDLARTCHAHPTRSEAVKEAAMAVAKRAIHM, encoded by the coding sequence ATGTCTTCTTACGATCTCGTCGTTATCGGCACCGGCCCGGGCGGTTATGTCTGCGCCATTCGCGCGGCGCAGCTCGGCATGAAGGTGGCGGTGGTGGAGAAGAACCCGACCTTCGGCGGCACCTGCCTCAATGTCGGCTGCATTCCTTCGAAAGCGCTGCTGCACGCGTCCGAGCGCTTCGAGGAAGCAGCGCACATGCTGCCGAAGATGGGTGTCGGTGTTGGCACACCGACGCTCGATCTCGCGGCGCTGATGAAGTTCAAGGACGACGGTGTCGACGGCAACGTCAAAGGCGTTGGCTATCTCTTCAAGAAGAACAAGATCGAGACCTTCACCGGGCTTGGCCGCATCATCGGCACCGGCAAGGTCGAAGTGAAAGGCGCGGACGGCAAGACCGAGACGCTGGAGACCAAGAATATCGTCATCGCCACCGGCTCAGATGTCGCGAAGCTCAAGGGTGTTGAGATCGACGAGGCCCGTATCGTGTCGTCAACCGGCGCGCTGAAGCTCGACAAGGTGCCGGAAAACCTCGTGGTGATCGGCGCGGGCGTGATCGGCCTCGAACTCGGCTCGGTGTGGCGGCGTCTCGGTGCCAAGGTCACCGTGGTCGAATTCCTCGACCGCATCATTCCGGGCATGGACGGCGAGATCGCGAAGTCGTTCCAGCGCATTCTCGAGAAGCAGGGCTTTGCCTTCAAGCTCGGCAGCAAGGTCACCGGCGTCGATTCGTCGGGCAAGACGCTGAAGGTGCAGGTCGAGCCGGTTGCAGGTGGCAACGGCGAGACGCTGGAAGCCGATGTCGTGCTGGTTGCGACCGGTCGCGTGCCTTACACCGATGGCCTTGGCCTGAAGGAGGCCGGCGTCGAACTCGATCAGCGCGGTCGTATCAAGACCGATGCGCATCTTTCGACCAATGTGAAGGGCATCTACGCGATAGGCGACGTCATCGCTGGGCCGATGCTCGCGCACAAGGCGGAGGATGAAGGCGTTGCGGTGGCGGAGACGCTCGTGGGCCAGGCGGGTCACACCAATTACGACGTGATCCCGAGCGTGATCTACACCTTCCCGGAAGTCGCGTCGGTCGGCAAGACCGAGGAAGAACTCAAGCAGGCCGGCGTTGTCTACAACGTCGGAAAATTTCCGTTCACCGCGAACGGCCGCACCAAGGTCAACCAGACCACCGATGGTTTCGTGAAGATTCTGGCCGATGCCAAGACCGACCGCGTGCTCGGCGCGCACATCATCGGTGCCGAGGCGGGCGAGATGATTCACGAATGCGCGGTGCTGATGGAATTCGGCGGTGCGGCGGAGGATCTCGCACGCACCTGCCACGCGCACCCGACCCGTTCGGAAGCCGTGAAGGAAGCGGCGATGGCGGTCGCCAAGCGCGCTATTCATATGTGA
- a CDS encoding SDR family oxidoreductase, whose product MNRVVIVTGGSRGIGRAVALAVAARGHDVVVGYASNKAAADEVVGQIEAGGGKAIAVKCDVGSEADILNLFKQADQFGSLWALINNAGIVDQAARLDGMSAARLSRMMTVNVVGSMLCAREATKRLSTKHGGKGGVIVNLSSRAAVLGAPGQYIDYAASKAAIDAVTTGLGRELGNEGVRVVGVRPGLIDTEIHASGGDAEFARRLANTVPMQRVGTPEEIANAIVWLISEDASYVTATTMDVSGGR is encoded by the coding sequence ATGAACAGAGTTGTCATCGTCACGGGGGGAAGTCGCGGCATCGGTCGTGCCGTTGCGCTCGCGGTGGCTGCGCGTGGCCATGACGTCGTGGTCGGATACGCGAGCAATAAGGCGGCGGCCGACGAGGTTGTCGGGCAAATCGAAGCGGGTGGCGGCAAGGCGATTGCGGTGAAGTGCGATGTCGGCTCCGAAGCCGATATCCTCAATCTGTTCAAGCAGGCCGACCAATTCGGCTCCCTATGGGCGCTCATCAATAATGCCGGCATTGTCGATCAGGCCGCGCGCCTTGATGGAATGTCCGCTGCGCGGCTCTCCCGGATGATGACTGTCAATGTTGTCGGCAGCATGCTGTGCGCACGCGAGGCGACGAAACGTCTTTCGACGAAGCATGGCGGCAAGGGCGGGGTGATCGTCAATCTGTCGTCCCGTGCTGCCGTTCTCGGCGCGCCCGGGCAGTACATCGATTATGCCGCCTCCAAGGCTGCAATCGATGCCGTGACGACGGGGCTTGGCCGGGAGCTTGGCAACGAGGGCGTGCGCGTTGTCGGAGTCCGCCCGGGCCTGATTGATACGGAAATTCATGCCAGCGGCGGCGACGCCGAGTTTGCCCGCCGTCTGGCGAATACCGTGCCGATGCAGCGTGTCGGCACGCCTGAGGAGATTGCCAACGCCATTGTCTGGCTCATCTCCGAAGATGCTTCTTATGTGACGGCAACAACGATGGATGTGTCGGGCGGGCGCTGA